In the Theobroma cacao cultivar B97-61/B2 chromosome 1, Criollo_cocoa_genome_V2, whole genome shotgun sequence genome, one interval contains:
- the LOC18611084 gene encoding uncharacterized protein LOC18611084: MESFDNERTENYLGQEGESDKGSSNTLVAKVAELRKIKEKLKRAKDKATESWLHSKPLIDELEMLKSDLATAQNQCTISDHVILELESQLETIIIDIRSKREGELKATKMVNEVNQALEHVREELEQLKADKDEEHRARSKLKQTLRLRRQTLRTLQLTLRAVRIESETFGASAAEALRYINHPESDSSPVQLTQEDYYALKRRAKEETTLADWRVSVAVEQKVTAEAGKNSALKRLKETHPDKRLRRRTAEDKKVIDEETKQEEAGHQDLTKQGVDKVLNRGFAFPKARAKAIAEYKQGKPQQISKSKSRKNKESKMKKKKSKGRKDNSALTFIQV, translated from the exons ATGGAGTCATTTGATAATGAAAGAACAGAGAACTATTTGGGCCAAGAAGGAGAATCAGACAAAGGAAGCAGCAACACCTTGGTGGCCAAGGTGGCAGAATTAAGGAAGATAAAGGAAAAGCTAAAGAGAGCCAAGGATAAAGCCACAGAATCATGGTTACACTCCAAACCTCTTATCGATGAGCTTGAAATGCTAAAATCAGACCTCGCCACTGCTCAAAATCAATGTACTATTTCTGATCATGTGATTTTGGAGCTTGAATCACAACTTGAGACCATCATCATAGACATCAGATCCAAGAGAGAGGGAGAACTCAAGGCCACGAAGATGGTCAATGAAGTGAACCAAGCTCTGGAACATGTGCGTGAAGAGTTGGAACAGTTGAAGGCAGACAAGGATGAAGAGCACAGAGCAAGATCAAAACTAAAACAAACCTTGCGGCTAAGGAGGCAGACTCTTCGAACGTTGCAACTCACACTTCGAGCCGTGCGAATAGAATCAGAAACTTTTGGGGCATCAGCAGCAGAAGCTCTTCGCTACATCAATCATCCAGAATCAGACAGTTCCCCAGTACAACTAACACAGGAAGACTACTATGCCCTAAAGAGAAGAGCTAAAGAAGAAACAACATTGGCAGATTGGCGGGTTTCTGTAGCCGTGGAACAAAAGGTTACAGCAGAGGCAGGGAAAAACTCAGCTTTAAAAAGACTAAAAGAAACACATCCTGACAAGAGATTAAGGAGGAGAACAGCAGAGGACAAGAAAGTCATAGatgaagaaacaaaacaagagGAGGCAGGACATCAAGACTTGACTAAGCAAGGAGTAGACAAGGTCCTTAACAGAGGATTTGCATTCCCAAAAGCTCGAGCCAAAGCAATTGCTGAGTATAAGCAAGGGAAGCCACAACAGATAAGCAAGTCAAAAAGCAGGAAAAATAAAGAgtctaaaatgaaaaagaaa AAatcaaaaggaagaaaagacaATTCTGCATTAACATTCATTCAAGTTTGA
- the LOC18611085 gene encoding patatin-like protein 1, whose amino-acid sequence MASSFAKKKMVTVLSIDGGGIRGIIPGTLLAFLESKLQELDGPNARIADYFDIVAGTSTGGLVATMLTAPSKGSRRQPMYAAKDINNFYLEHSPKIFPQDSTNASMGPKYDGQYLRSLINQLLGDITLKQTLTDVVIPTFDIKLLQPVIFSTNDAKVNAWKNARLADACIGTSAAPTLLPAHYFETKDHTNGKTHTFDLIDGGVAANNPTLVAISHVWMEIMKRNADFIDIEPMDSKRMLVLSLGTGTTPMDAPKYDAVKASNWNMSDWIFHNGSTPLLDACLHASSDMVDFHVSALFQCSHCSENYLRIQDDTLTGDASTADIATEENLQKLVEIGKELLKKRVSKLNFETGQLEEVEGAHTNEEVLANFAMRLHEEQNFRLRALQED is encoded by the exons atggCCAGCAGTTTTGCAAAAAAGAAGATGGTAACAGTTCTGAGTATTGATGGAGGTGGCATCAGAGGCATAATTCCAGGCACTCTTCTTGCCTTCCTTGAATCCAAGCTTCAG GAGCTGGATGGACCAAATGCAAGAATTGCGGATTATTTTGACATCGTTGCAGGAACAAGCACAGGTGGGTTGGTAGCCACCATGCTTACAGCTCCCAGCAAGGGAAGCAGACGACAACCCATGTACGCGGCAAAGGACATCAACAATTTCTATCTGGAGCACTCCCCCAAGATTTTCCCTCAGGACAG CACCAATGCATCGATGGGACCCAAGTATGATGGGCAGTACCTAAGGTCATTGATAAACCAGTTACTCGGAGACATTACTCTCAAACAGACATTGACTGATGTGGTTATACCAACTTTCGACATCAAGCTCCTGCAGCCAGTGATCTTCTCAACCAATGAT GCGAAGGTGAATGCTTGGAAGAATGCTAGGCTAGCAGATGCCTGCATCGGAACGTCTGCTGCTCCTACTCTTCTACCAGCACATTACTTTGAAACCAAGGATCATACAAATGGGAAAACCCACACATTTGATCTCATTGATGGAGGAGTTGCTGCAAACAATCCA ACTCTAGTAGCTATTAGCCACGTTTGGATGGAGATCATGAAGCGAAATGCCGATTTCATAGATATCGAACCGATGGACAGCAAGAGGATGCTTGTGCTGTCACTTGGCACAGGTACCACCCCTATGGATGCACCAAAGTATGACGCAGTTAAGGCTTCCAATTGGAACATGTCGGATTGGATCTTCCACAATGGAAGTACACCACTTCTCGATGCTTGTTTGCATGCAAGCTCTGATATGGTTGATTTTCATGTGTCTGCTCTCTTCCAATGCAGTCATTGCAGTGAAAATTATCTCCGTATTCAG GATGATACCTTGACTGGTGATGCATCAACGGCTGACATTGCAACCGAGGAGAATTTGCAGAAACTTGTGGAGATTGGAAAGGAGCTCTTGAAGAAACGAGTTTCAAAGCTGAATTTCGAGACTGGTCAGTTAGAGGAAGTCGAGGGAGCGCATACCAATGAAGAAGTCCTTGCCAACTTTGCTATGAGGCTCCATGAAGAGCAAAACTTTCGGCTTAGGGCCTTGCAAGAAGATTGA
- the LOC18611086 gene encoding patatin-like protein 1 has protein sequence MASRFAKGKMVTVLSIDGGGVRGIIPGTLLSFLESKLQELDGANARIADYFDIIAGTSTGGLIATMLTAPNKQNRPMYAAKDINNFYLEHCPKIFPQNSRLNFLASMASFFRATSMGPKYDGKYLRSLTNQLLEDITLKQTLTNVVIPAFDIKLLQPVIFSTDDAKADALKNARLADVCVGTSAAPTFLPAHYFETKNADGKTRTFDLIDGGVAANNPTMLAINHFSKEILEHGTEFVKIEPMDSRRMLVLSLGTGEAKHEEKYSAAAASKWGMIDWLYEKGKTPLLDVFWDASSDIVDFHTSTQFQCLNSKDNYLRIQDDTLTGDAASVDIATEENLKKLIGIGTELLKKRVSRVNLETGKFEEVEGEPTNEVALANFAKKLSEERKLRLAP, from the exons ATGGCTAGTCGTTTTGCAAAAGGTAAGATGGTAACAGTGCTGAGTATTGATGGAGGTGGCGTCAGAGGCATTATTCCTGGcactcttctttctttccttgaaTCCAAGCTTCAG GAGTTAGATGGAGCAAATGCAAGAATTGCAGATTACTTTGACATTATTGCAGGAACAAGCACCGGTGGGTTGATAGCTACCATGCTTACAGCTCCAAACAAGCAAAACAGACCCATGTACGCAGCAAAGGATATCAACAATTTCTATTTGGAGCATTGCCCCAAGATTTTCCCTCAGAATAG TCGCCTTAATTTCCTGGCCTCAATGGCAAGTTTCTTCAGAGCAACATCGATGGGACCAAAGTATGATGGCAAGTACCTAAGGTCATTGACAAACCAGTTACTAGAAGACATTACTCTAAAGCAGACACTGACAAATGTGGTTATACCAGCTTTCGACATCAAGCTCCTACAGCCAGTGATCTTCTCTACCGACGAT GCGAAGGCAGATGCTTTGAAGAATGCTAGGCTAGCAGATGTCTGCGTCGGCACCTCTGCTGCTCCCACTTTTCTCCCCGCACACTACTTCGAAACTAAGAATGCTGACGGGAAAACCCGCACGTTTGATCTCATTGATGGTGGAGTTGCTGCAAATAATCCT ACAATGTTAGCTATAAACCACTTCTCCAAGGAGATCTTGGAGCATGGTACAGAATTTGTGAAAATCGAACCAATGGACAGCAGGAGGATGCTAGTGCTATCACTAGGCACTGGGGAAGCCAAGCATGAAGAGAAGTATAGCGCAGCTGCAGCCTCCAAATGGGGCATGATCGACTGGCTCtatgaaaaagggaaaactcCATTGCTTGACGTCTTTTGGGACGCTAGCTCTGATATAGTTGACTTTCATACCTCCACTCAGTTTCAATGCCTTAACTCCAAGGACAATTATCTCCGTATTCAG GATGACACATTAACGGGCGATGCAGCATCGGTTGACATTGCAACCGAAGAGAATCTGAAAAAGCTCATTGGAATTGGGACAGAGCTCTTAAAGAAGCGAGTCTCAAGAGTGAATTTGGAGACCGGTAAGTTTGAGGAAGTCGAGGGAGAGCCTACCAATGAAGTAGCTCTTGCCAACTTTGCTAAGAAGCTCTCCGAAGAACGAAAGCTTAGGCTTGCACCATGA
- the LOC18611087 gene encoding phosphoglycerate mutase-like protein 4: MSAIRTKCHLAECRHFPRFSSTSVKIPVCVKFSASTTTRLHLNKALPTRHPTHLVKSPDSVPMSDSNSSCVNGTYAEIVVVRHGETEWNADGRIQGHLDVELNEAGRQQAASVADRLSKEPKVSAVYSSDLKRALVTAETIAARCGGLEVITDQDLRERNLGDLQGLVFREAAKLNPKAHKAFLSHRTDQDIPGGGESRDQLYQRCTSSLQRIGRKHKGERVVVVSHGGVLRALYKQACPDGKSIGKVLNTSVNIFLVSDEEWTIKCWGDVSHLEQTGYLKSGFGGDKTSG, translated from the exons ATGAGCGCAATACGCACCAAGTGCCATCTAGCGGAATGTCGCCATTTTCCACGTTTCTCATCAACGTCGGTTAAGATACCAGTTTGCGTGAAATTTTCTGCATCCACAACAACTCGACTCCACCTCAACAAAGCCTTGCCAACTCGCCACCCAACTCACCTTGTCAAATCGCCCGACTCGGTGCCGATGTCTGACTCTAACTCTAG CTGCGTGAATGGAACTTATGCTGAGATTGTGGTGGTGCGACATGGGGAAACGGAGTGGAATGCTGATGGAAGAATTCAG GGGCATCTGGATGTGGAACTAAATGAAGCTGGGAGACAGCAAGCAGCTTCA GTGGCTGACCGACTATCAAAGGAGCCTAAAGTATCTGCCGTCTATTCATCTGATTTAAAGCGAGCTCTTGTGACAGCTGAGACAATTGCAGCTAGGTGTGGTGGGTTAGAG GTTATAACAGATCAAGACTTACGGGAGAGAAATTTAGGGGATCTTCAAGGCCTTGTATTTCGTGAAGCTGCCAAACTTAATCCCAAAGCTCACAAGGCCTTTTTATCACACAGGACAGATCAAGATATTCCA GGTGGCGGGGAAAGCCGAGACCAACTTTATCAGCGCTGCACATCTTCATTGCAGAGAATTGGTAGGAAGCATAAAG GAGAGCGAGTTGTTGTGGTTTCCCACGGCGGTGTCCTTAGAGCACTCTACAAGCAAGCTTGCCCGGATGGAAAGTCCATAGGGAAGGTGCTTAATACATCTGTAAACATATTTCTCGTGTCTGATGAGGAATGGACCATAAAATGCTGGGGTGACGTTAGTCATCTCGAGCAAACAGGATATCTGAAGTCGGGTTTTGGGGGGGACAAAACATCTGGTTAG
- the LOC108661876 gene encoding LOW QUALITY PROTEIN: phosphoglycerate mutase-like protein 4 (The sequence of the model RefSeq protein was modified relative to this genomic sequence to represent the inferred CDS: inserted 1 base in 1 codon; substituted 1 base at 1 genomic stop codon), which yields MDQAYTDIIVVRHGETPWNATXRIQGHLDVELNKVGRQQAALLADRLSREPNISAINSSDLKRALETAETIAASCGKLQVIKDPELRERHVGDVQGLLFREAAKVSPEAYRAFSSHSTDRVIPGGGESLDQLYHRATSSLQRICQKHTGERVVVVSHGGVIRALYWRACSNRFKGSIPNTSVNIFQLSGADEWTIKAWGDISHLNQTGXRQSGFGVSRTSG from the exons ATGGATCAAGCTTACACTGATATTATCGTGGTGCGTCATGGAGAAACACCATGGAATGCTACTTGAAGAATTCAA ggACATTTGGATGTTGAACTAAACAAAGTTGGGAGACAACAAGCAGCTTTG TTGGCTGATCGACTCTCCCGAGAGCCTAATATATCCGCCATAAATTCTTCTGATCTGAAGCGAGCGCTTGAAACAGCAGAGACGATTGCTGCAAGCTGTGGGAAGCTTCAG GTGATTAAAGATCCAGAGCTGAGGGAGAGACATGTAGGGGATGTTCAAGGCCTTCTATTTCGTGAAGCAGCCAAAGTTAGTCCAGAGGCTTATAGAGCCTTTTCTTCTCACAGCACTGATCGAGTTATACCA GGAGGTGGAGAAAGCTTAGACCAACTCTATCACCGTGCTACATCTTCATTGCAAAGAATTTGTCAGAAGCATACTG GAGAGCGAGTGGTTGTAGTCAGTCATGGAGGTGTCATAAGAGCGCTCTACTGGCGGGCTTGCTCAAACAGGTTTAAGGGGAGTATACCCAATACCTCTGTCAACATATTTCAATTATCTGGTGCTGATGAGTGGACCATAAAAGCCTGGGGTGATATCAGTCATCTCAACCAAACAG CCCGCCAATCTGGTTTTGGGGTGAGCAGAACATCTGGGTAG
- the LOC18611088 gene encoding CDPK-related kinase 5, translating to MGLCTSKPSPNPSFPPKSDSRNTPIHPRNNDIHRKSNSIPASPLPDAVNGNQNRNPTEDQGKDDEEKGNSNSNNEGKKSPFFPFYSPSPASYLFSKKSPARSSATSTPKRFFRRPFPPPSPAKHIRAVLARRHGSVKPNEAAIPEGSEAEAAAAAGAGGTGLDKSFGFSKHFGSKYELGDEVGRGHFGYTCAAKFKKGELKGQQVAVKVIPKAKMTTAIAIEDVRREVKILRALSGHNNLVQFYDAYEDHDNIYIVMELCEGGELLDRILSRGGKYTEDDAKAVMIQILNVVAFCHLQGVVHRDLKPENFLFTSKDENSPLKAIDFGLSDFVKPDERLNDIVGSAYYVAPEVLHRSYSTEADVWSIGVIAYILLCGSRPFWARTESGIFRAVLKADPSFDEAPWPSLSSEARDFVKRLLNKDPRKRLTAAQALSHPWIKNYSDVKVPLDVLIFKLMKAYLRSSSLRKAALRALSKTLTVDELFYLKEQFALLEPNKNGTISLENVKAALMKNATDAMKESRIPEFLASLNALQYRRMDFDEFCAAALSVHQLEALDRWEQHARCAYELFEKDGNRAIVIEELPSELGLGPSVPVHAVLHDWIRHTDGKLSFLGFVKLLHGVSSRTLAKAP from the exons ATGGGTCTTTGCACTTCCAAACCCTCCCCAAACCCTTCGTTTCCTCCTAAATCTGATTCCAGAAATACCCCTATTCATCCCCGGAATAACGATATCCACCGGAAGTCTAACTCTATTCCAGCTTCGCCCTTGCCAGATGCAGTAAACGGTAACCAAAACCGGAACCCTACGGAAGATCAAGGTAAAGACGATGAAGAGAAGGGAAACTCAAATTCCAACAATGAAGGCAAGAAATCTCCGTTTTTCCCGTTCTATAGTCCAAGTCCAGCTAGCTACTTGTTCTCCAAGAAGTCTCCGGCGAGATCTTCGGCCACTTCGACTCCGAAGCGGTTTTTCAGGAGGCCCTTCCCTCCGCCGTCGCCGGCGAAGCATATTAGGGCGGTGCTTGCGCGGCGGCACGGGTCTGTGAAACCGAATGAGGCTGCAATTCCGGAAGGAAGCGAGGCGGAGGCGGCGGCCGCTGCAGGAGCTGGCGGTACTGGACTGGATAAGAGCTTCGGGTTCTCGAAGCACTTCGGGAGCAAATATGAGCTTGGAGACGAGGTCGGGAGAGGCCATTTCGGTTATACTTGTGCGGCGAAGTTCAAGAAAGGAGAGCTTAAAGGACAGCAAGTTGCCGTTAAAGTTATACCGAAAGCGAAg ATGACCACAGCAATTGCAATCGAAGATGTTAGAAGGGAGGTAAAAATATTAAGAGCACTGTCTGGACATAACAATCTCGTACAGTTCTATGATGCATATGAGGACCATGATAACATCTACATAGTAATGGA ATTATGTGAAGGAGGGGAGCTCTTGGACAGGATACTTTCAAG GGGTGGAAAATACACTGAGGATGATGCAAAAGCTGTGATGATTCAGATACTTAATGTCGTTGCCTTTTGCCATCTCCAGGGTGTTGTGCACCGGGATCTTAAACCTGAG AATTTCTTGTTTACGTCAAAGGATGAAAATTCACCATTGAAGGCAATAGACTTTGGCTTGTCAGATTTTGTGAAACCAG ATGAAAGGCTTAATGATATTGTTGGTAGTGCATACTATGTAGCACCAGAAGTTCTACATAGGTCTTACAGTACGGAAGCAGATGTCTGGAGTATAGGTGTGATTGCATATATTCTGTTGTGTGGTAGTCGTCCATTTTGGGCCCGAACAGAGTCTGGGATTTTTCGAGCTGTTTTAAAAGCCGATCCCAGTTTTGATGAAGCACCTTGGCCATCACTATCTTCTGAGGCTAGGGATTTTGTGAAGCGCTTACTTAATAAGGACCCTAGGAAAAGATTGACTGCAGCCCAAGCCTTGA GTCATCCCTggataaaaaattatagtgaCGTGAAAGTGCCCTTAGATGTATTGATATTCAAACTCATGAAGGCTTACCTGCGCTCTTCATCTCTTCGGAAAGCTGCTTTAAGG GCTCTGTCTAAAACATTGACCGTGGATGAGCTCTTTTACTTGAAGGAGCAGTTTGCACTATTGGAACCAAATAAAAATGGCACTATTAGCTTAGAAAATGTTAAAGCG GCtttgatgaaaaatgcaaCAGATGCTATGAAGGAGTCTCGCATACCTGAATTTCTAGCATCA CTAAATGCACTTCAATATAGACGGATGGACTTTGATGAATTCTGCGCAGCTGCATTAAGTGTTCATCAGCTGGAGGCTCTTGATCGGTGGGAACAACATGCCCGTTGTGCGTATGAACTTTTTGAGAAGGATGGAAACAGAGCAATAGTCATTGAAGAGCTACCTTCG GAACTTGGACTGGGCCCATCCGTGCCTGTTCACGCTGTCCTTCATGACTGGATTCGGCACACTGATGGAAAGCTGAGTTTTCTTGGGTTTGTCAAATTATTGCACGGTGTGTCAAGCCGAACCCTTGCAAAAGCTCCATAG
- the LOC18611089 gene encoding zinc finger CCCH domain-containing protein 62 isoform X1 has product MADSKKKGKRTFISLSSSSEEEDELETEEEEEEEDYDDDHYENNSFSSSSGNETEEEEEEEEEEEGNESDDNGRTENDETLCNRVIDLLKEGGKLESLSLRQCKAYLRNHGLRITGTKAVCQQRILEHWKIKDGNAEALYPRSSFFINCTGDVCKGDVVLFEQKVYEKFNKVTRHGRLLGRRTVAGKVVKESYGKAKQQHTFTELFRPLMTLSASSMFFMQKVEVLWSKGIKKLPSLFPLLVKGRNLYKLKAYRQRWSDEAERRNVLAEKHRRGKAARLVKAMKKSKKKWTKDVGTKHQKHLHHSQPSKKRKATEQEKGKIVNAQGKASIPRRANMSKNYQATSLVGQVKKKQNSTLRVSNSSYSHRKPVHFTENKGATCHSYAGPVLNPYKSQTKSQHRNAPLHFASYDMGSTSTMVRSLPFRPYVDEWTVPASQYQGFNFNNHSYTHHANSNPGFCHK; this is encoded by the exons ATGGCTGACTCGAAGAAGAAAGGCAAACGTACTTTCATTTccctctcttcttcttctgagGAAGAAGATGAACTAGAAaccgaagaagaagaagaagaggaagactATGATGATGATCATTATGAGAATAATAGTTTTTCTAGTTCCAG TGGAAATGAaactgaagaagaagaagaagaagaagaggaagaggaagGGAACGAATCAGACGATAATGGTCGGACTGAGAACGACGAGACTCTCTGCAATCGAGTCATCGATCTTCTCAAGG AAGGAGGTAAATTAGAAAGCTTAAGCTTAAGACAATGCAAAGCTTATTTGCGGAATCATGGCCTCCGAATTACGGGCACTAAGGCAGTGTGCCAACAGAGAATTCTCGAGCATTGGAA AATAAAAGATGGGAATGCCGAAGCCCTTTATCCCAGGTCATCCTTTTTTATCAACTGTACTG GTGATGTTTGTAAAGGAGATGTTGTTTTGTTCGAGCAGAAGGTTTATGAGAA GTTCAATAAAGTGACAAGGCATGGGAGGCTTCTGGGGAGGAGAACTGTTGCTGGAAAGGTTGTTAAGGAAAGCTATGGCAAGGCCAAACAACAACATACATTTACG gaGTTGTTTAGGCCCTTGATGACACTATCTGCCAGTTCAATGTTTTTTATGCAAAAGGTTGAAGTATTGTGGAGCAAGGGGATCAAGAAATTGCCTTCATTATTTCCTTTGCTTGTAAAGGGTCGTAACCTTTACAAATTGAAAGCTTACAGACAG CGTTGGAGTGATGAGGCAGAAAGAAGAAATGTACTTGCTGAGAAGCACAGACGGGGCAAAGCAGCAAGACTGGTGAAAGCaatgaaaaaatcaaagaagaagtGGACTAAAGATGTTG GTACAAAACATCAAAAGCATTTGCATCATTCACAACCatcaaaaaagagaaaagcaaCTGAACAAGAGAAGGGAAAGATTGTTAATGCACAAGGAAAAGCCTCTATTCCAAGGCGTGCAAATATGAGCAAAAATTATCAAGCAACTTCTCTGGTTGGACAGgtgaaaaagaagcaaaactcAACGCTAAGAGTCTCTAATTCTTCTTATAGTCATCGAAAACCTGTTCATTTCACCGAAAATAAAGGTGCAACTTGTCATTCATATGCTGGTCCTGTCCTAAATCCTTATAAATCTCAAACAAAATCTCAACACCGGAATGCACCACTCCATTTTGCCAGCTATGACATGGGATCCACTTCAACAATGGTAAGATCATTGCCTTTTAGACCTTATGTTGATGAGTGGACCGTACCTGCTTCACAGTACCAGGGGTTCAATTTCAACAACCACAGCTACACCCACCATGCCAACTCAAATCCTGGCTTTTGCCATAAATAA
- the LOC18611089 gene encoding zinc finger CCCH domain-containing protein 62 isoform X2 — protein sequence MADSKKKGKRTFISLSSSSEEEDELETEEEEEEEDYDDDHYENNSFSSSSGNETEEEEEEEEEEEGNESDDNGRTENDETLCNRVIDLLKEGGKLESLSLRQCKAYLRNHGLRITGTKAVCQQRILEHWKIKDGNAEALYPRSSFFINCTGDVCKGDVVLFEQKVYEKFNKVTRHGRLLGRRTVAGKVVKESYGKAKQQHTFTVEVLWSKGIKKLPSLFPLLVKGRNLYKLKAYRQRWSDEAERRNVLAEKHRRGKAARLVKAMKKSKKKWTKDVGTKHQKHLHHSQPSKKRKATEQEKGKIVNAQGKASIPRRANMSKNYQATSLVGQVKKKQNSTLRVSNSSYSHRKPVHFTENKGATCHSYAGPVLNPYKSQTKSQHRNAPLHFASYDMGSTSTMVRSLPFRPYVDEWTVPASQYQGFNFNNHSYTHHANSNPGFCHK from the exons ATGGCTGACTCGAAGAAGAAAGGCAAACGTACTTTCATTTccctctcttcttcttctgagGAAGAAGATGAACTAGAAaccgaagaagaagaagaagaggaagactATGATGATGATCATTATGAGAATAATAGTTTTTCTAGTTCCAG TGGAAATGAaactgaagaagaagaagaagaagaagaggaagaggaagGGAACGAATCAGACGATAATGGTCGGACTGAGAACGACGAGACTCTCTGCAATCGAGTCATCGATCTTCTCAAGG AAGGAGGTAAATTAGAAAGCTTAAGCTTAAGACAATGCAAAGCTTATTTGCGGAATCATGGCCTCCGAATTACGGGCACTAAGGCAGTGTGCCAACAGAGAATTCTCGAGCATTGGAA AATAAAAGATGGGAATGCCGAAGCCCTTTATCCCAGGTCATCCTTTTTTATCAACTGTACTG GTGATGTTTGTAAAGGAGATGTTGTTTTGTTCGAGCAGAAGGTTTATGAGAA GTTCAATAAAGTGACAAGGCATGGGAGGCTTCTGGGGAGGAGAACTGTTGCTGGAAAGGTTGTTAAGGAAAGCTATGGCAAGGCCAAACAACAACATACATTTACG GTTGAAGTATTGTGGAGCAAGGGGATCAAGAAATTGCCTTCATTATTTCCTTTGCTTGTAAAGGGTCGTAACCTTTACAAATTGAAAGCTTACAGACAG CGTTGGAGTGATGAGGCAGAAAGAAGAAATGTACTTGCTGAGAAGCACAGACGGGGCAAAGCAGCAAGACTGGTGAAAGCaatgaaaaaatcaaagaagaagtGGACTAAAGATGTTG GTACAAAACATCAAAAGCATTTGCATCATTCACAACCatcaaaaaagagaaaagcaaCTGAACAAGAGAAGGGAAAGATTGTTAATGCACAAGGAAAAGCCTCTATTCCAAGGCGTGCAAATATGAGCAAAAATTATCAAGCAACTTCTCTGGTTGGACAGgtgaaaaagaagcaaaactcAACGCTAAGAGTCTCTAATTCTTCTTATAGTCATCGAAAACCTGTTCATTTCACCGAAAATAAAGGTGCAACTTGTCATTCATATGCTGGTCCTGTCCTAAATCCTTATAAATCTCAAACAAAATCTCAACACCGGAATGCACCACTCCATTTTGCCAGCTATGACATGGGATCCACTTCAACAATGGTAAGATCATTGCCTTTTAGACCTTATGTTGATGAGTGGACCGTACCTGCTTCACAGTACCAGGGGTTCAATTTCAACAACCACAGCTACACCCACCATGCCAACTCAAATCCTGGCTTTTGCCATAAATAA